TAAACTTATATTTTCTTGAGAATGTGACTACAGAAGAATTGAGGACTGTAGTAAGAAGTGAGCACAACAAATTCGGGTTGAACTAACCAACCTGCATCTGTGATTTATCCTAAACTTGTACCTAGTGATACCAAGGGAGGGTGAGAGACGTCTGTGAGCCCTCGCAGGTGTTGCTCGGGGAGGTTCACACGCTGCAGAACCAAAACCACTTTGCTGTACGAGTGGACTGAGAACTGGAGTCCAGCTCTacagttttcttcttcttcttcttcttgagACTCTTGAAAATTGGTTGGTAGGGAATAAAAACGACGGATGATTTATTGACGGTACCTGTGCttcctgcccacggcagggggctGGGACGAGATgggctctaaggtcccttccagcccaaagcagCCTGCGATTCTCTTGCAAAAAGACACTTTTCTTGGGAAAGAATCACACAAAGGATGTGCTCGCACTGCGACCGCAATCCCCCCTTCCCCCTGACGGCACTTCTGTCGCGATGGCTGACGCACTATCGCGATCCCGGGCCGTGTGCGCGGTACCCAGGGACAGGTAATGAGGGCGCCGGGGCTACCGGGGGGCCCGGGAGCTCCGTGATGAGCGCGGGAGACCCCGGGGAGGCGGGGTGCGAGCGAGTGTCGCGACAGGCGCCGGGTGCCGCGACAGGAGGGTGGTCGCCACACCGGTGATGCCTCagcgggcggggggaggggacacccgGGAAGGACAATGGTggggggggggcgtggggggggggggtatgAACCGCGGCGGTCCCGCCGCGCTGCgagggggagcaggaggaggatgacggtgaagaggaggaggaggtggcggcggggccgcgccgccgctcccgccgcgtgCCGCACTTACTCTCGGTGCCCCTGCCCGGGCCTCatggcgccgccgccgctgtgcccgcccggccccgccgccgccgccgccgcccgccccggccgtgCTGGCTGCGCAGCCGCCCCCGCGCACGCGCGgcccgcgcgccgcccgccccgccccgcgcacgcGCGGCCCCGCCAGCGAGGGAgcgagggaggggagggggagagaagggggcgggggaggggaggggaggggaggggaggggaggggagggggggcagCGCCGCGCCGCCCCCTGCCGGTAACCGGGGGTAGTGCAGAGAACAGCGGgaatggggggacacgggggggacacgggggggacacggaggggacacggaggggacacggaggggacacgggggggacacggggggggacacggggggggacgtactgagggacatgggggacatgaagggagggacacagggaggacgtgaaggggacatggggggaacaaggagggaCACGCAGGGAGGACATGGGGTCATGGCAGCGGCACAAGGAGGACATGAAAGGGACATAGGGGTGGACAGGGAGACATAGGTGGGCCAGGAAGAGGACGCAGGGGGAACATgaaggggacacagagggggcTCTGCCACAGCTCCGGTGCTGCCCACACCGAGGTCCCGACAGACACCCCCTGCCCACCTGGGGTCAGTCCTTGGTGTTTTTCCACAGGGAAGTGACGATTTGCACCCCTGCGGTGGGCTTGCGGTGGGATAATTAACCTAATTCTCAGAGCTCGTTAAGGAGCTGCAGGTCAGGAAGGTGAGAGACTTCACCTCTTCCCATGCCAGGAGCATTCCTGCTGCCCCCAGGAGCGGCTgttgcccggggcactcggctccatccctggaagcagcctgggatgaAGCTCGGGGGAAGCACAGGGTGACCCTGACCCCTCCCATGACACGGCCACACAGAGGGGACAGTCTCCCTTCGTACCCATGAGACACCTCTAACCCTGCTTACCCAGCTTTTCCCCCCAGAAGGTGCAACCTTCAGAAGCCACAGCTCAGGAAACGGGATCTAAGCTCAgctgagaaggaggaaagacATGAAAGTGCCCTGGTTTGAGCTGGAATAAAACAGAGGGAAGGCAGTGGCCGTGAAGtcaggctgccagggaggaagaaaggagagaACAATCACTTGTGCTGGGACCTCATTTTATTGCAAGGGAAATACAAAAGTTGGACAGCAGCATTCAAGGGACCACAGCACCccctgctcctgggaaacatggAAGGACAGTCCATGGAGGTTTCCCAACTCAGTTTTCAGTCGATCTCACATTCCAGATAGAATCCTCCAGCAGAAGGGTAAAACATCTCTTTCACACTGCACCAGAGAGGGACGAGGGGCGCAGCAGGTTTGGGTCCCAATCTTTTCACTGCTGGGGTTTTCTTCCCTCAGGGATGTTAATTTATAACAGCACACAGAGCTTTACCTGGGTTTCTGGCAGGAAGGTACCCAGTGCCTCAAACACCTGAGCACAGACATGTGAAGAGACAAAACAAGCCCCAAACACCAGATCCAGGTGCACATATGTGCTGCCAGGCTCCACCATGCCaagggctctgcagagccagccctgctcctcccagccTCACCAGGTGCTCTCCATCCCCAACCCTCTGTTACACCTGAGCTATACGGAACCTGCTGCTCTTCCCACTTCAGGGTTTTCTTTAGCTGCAACAGCTTCTGTGTTTGTATCTGTGAACCTGGTGCAAAGAGTGAGGACTTGGAAGCAACTCTGATGCAATAAACTATTCCGATTCCTAAAAAGTGGGTCCACGCTGGTTTTGCATGACAGACAAGCCAGTCAGGCATTACAGATGTTCCAGCTGCCAGGAAACCCCTAAAACCGACTCCCTACACCCACCAACTTCAACAGGGCAGGGAGAAAAGCCCCTATGAGACCATCAGGTGGGCTGGGGTGGCCTCGTCCCCCTATGTGACCATGATTCAGCCTTCAGAAGAGATTACAAAGGTGTGCTGATAATCCTCCACTGCAACCCTTCGTTTGCTacaaggcaggagatgctcctgAGCTTCCATGTACAAACACCCGGGAGAAAGGATGTGAGACACAGCCCAAAAAGAAGTGGGTGGCAGTTCTGGAAATGCAGTACCAGAATCATGGGTGCAGCTGATTCTCCAGTGTCCGTCCCCAGTTCAGATGCCATAGAATGTCTGgagattttatttcagtttgggCTGTTCCCCCAAAGAGTAATATATTCCACTTCAGCCCACTGTAGTGGTTCCATCATCCTCTGTGTCTGGATTGAACAAAGGTGCCGAGATAGCCCCAGGACTGGTTTCTCCACACAATCAGAGTTCAAGGGTCGTTAAAACACACAAAGGGCTCAACCCTTCACCTCCACCTTGAGCTTCAGGCGGACGTCACACAGGAAAGCGTTCATCAGGTCCTGGCCAGCCTCCTGAGCAATCCTGCTGATgacctttcctcctcttccaaTCAACATCCTCTGTGTCAAAACCCAGAGAGAACATCATCAAACTCACCCTTCCACTGCCCAGGAGAACAGTGCAGCCACAGAAGCAATGAGGAAAATTCCAACATCAAACCATGAGGCAACTTCAGGAAGGTGTGAGTTGCTACTGAACAGCCCGTATTGGGCCCACGGCTTTTCccaaaagagagggagaagggatCACAGAAAGGATGCACACGTGTAGGACTTGGGGAACCTCCCTTCACCCTCCCCAGCATTCCATGTCTTCCCTCACTCACCTTATGAGACTCCCTTGGGACCAGGAGGCTCTGCACGATGAGGAGCTCCCCACATTCTCCTTCCTCCCAGATGTCCGTCACCTGCGACAGCAAGCGAGCACTCAGCAATCCTGGAAAACCCTCAGGAACCCCAAACACCACTCCCCTGGAGACACCAGCACACGAGGGTGACcccctctcacacacacagaaaggGTCTTAGAGCACACCTGGGGTGCAAGTACTGAGTCACTCCACAGGGCCTGGCAGATCCCACAGATCCAAACAAAGGGATTCTCATCGCacagcccaaaattcccaataaaaCAGCTCGTGGCCAAATCTGCCTGGGCACACTTCCCACCTGAGTCACTCCATAAGGCACTTCCAGAGGCAGGTACTCCAGGACCTTCTCCCTGATGATATTATCACAGATCTCTTGAGGTGACTGGTTGGTCAGGACATCGCTGTGGAATTCCCAAGGGCCTGGCTTGGCTTGCATCAGGAGGTACCTCTGTGGGCACAACACCCCCCCATCAGCTGCCACGTGTCACCCACACAGCGCCAACATCCCTGTGCAGAGAGGGCACTGCTGCTGGCCTGGCATCAGGGCAGTAGTTTGGTATTTTGGGCaggggaaagagaaagggaagctCTGAAACCCCTCCCTAGGGCCGTGTGTATCAGTTACAAAAGCCCACAGAACCCCTGGAGCTGAGAAGAGAGCAGTGGGTGGATTCATTGTGGTGAACAAGCTGCTGCTTGGAGAGCCCCAGATAAGAGTTTTGTACAGAAAGTCCTGGAGATGCAGCAAGGACACACCCCATGGTGACACCTGACACTTTCCCCCCATCCCAGGCCAGGAACAGGAGCTGAAGCTCTGTGTCAAGTGCTGGGGTCCCACACCGGTCTCCAGGTGTGACACAAGTTCAGACTGGAGTTACCTTGAGTGTATCCACCTCCTCCCCATGGAGAGCTGCCAGCATGAAGATCTCCTGGAAGTGTGGCCAGCCTTTCATATCCTTTAGATCCTCGGGTCCGTAGTGCTTTGGCCCTTGGGCTTCCCCtgtgccagcacccccagcaacACTGCTCCTGTCCAAAGCAGAGCCTTCCTGGGCCTGATTCTTTTCCTGCCCACAGGGAGATCCTGGGACCTTGCTTTCAGGTGGAGAAGGCTGAGTGATTTGAAGAGGAGACTTTGCTGAAGAACTGGAATCCTGTTTAAATGCAGATTTCACTTCCAGTTTCTTTCCATTTACAATTCCCTCTGTCAGGTCAGCTACTATTTCCAGCAGGAGAAACTTCTTCTTTAGTATATCCACCTGaaatcagagagagagagagagagaggtgtCTGGATTTGTCCTAAATGAGGTGGGCAGCTGGGCCCTGGATCTGAAGAAGCCACAAGAAACCacccagggaagcagctgctgcaggataGGACAGTTTTGTGACCAGAAGCCAAACCAGAGtgtggcagcagtgccagcacagttTGCCCAAACACTGAGAAcctgtcagctctgctgagaTTCTCCCTGGCCAACCTGGCTCCTCTTCCCAGGTGGATTTAAACCCCAGACAGCAGTACAACTTCAGGGGTGCTTGTGCATGCAACAGGTACCCACACCCCCCTCAATATTctggagcagagggagaaaCCTGTGTCCTTTAACACaccagagaccccaaaccccatcacTGCTGACGCCAGGTGGTGCCTGAAGAAAGCAGGAAGAACAAACAGGATTTACCTTGTTCAGGACCAGGACACTGGGGGTGTGGGGGAACTGAGACAGGCACTTCAGCACCTCCTTGCTCAGAGAGTTCCGTGTCCAGTGATCTGACACGTCCACCAAAACCAGGACTGCCAGGAAagaggggggggaagggaacAGGATGAATCCACATTTTCCAGAATGTTCACTTGCAGCTTTAGGGTCTATggtcactcccctcctcaggaggGGACAAAAAGAAGAGTTTTAATTGACAAAACACTAAAATGCAGCTTACTCCTGTCACCCTGATGACATCACACATGCTAAACCTCAACATCCAAACCCAATCATTAACCCCAAGTGCCTCCCCTTGGCACCAGGCAGTTCTTATCCCCTTCTCAGGTCAATATTCCAAATCTTTTCTCTGCCCTTCCTTCCTTGTTCACACTCCCAGGGCTGCCAGCAAACACCCAGATACCACAGCTGGGAACTTGTATGGCAGAAAAGGATTTGGTTTGATCCAAAAGGAGTTGAAAGCCCACCTAAATCCGCATGTTTCATGCTGTCCCACGGGTCTGTCAGCATGGCTTCATCTAAATTATGCCTGAAAGACACATACAAATGAGTAAAGCAGACAGACTTGATTATAATTGTGTTCCTCCCCCTCAAAGTAGAGGAAAACCAGTGTTTTCCCTCATTCCAGCTGCCACAAAGCTGATTTAGGGGCTGTGACATCCCTTATCATGTGCAGATACACAGAACCAAACACAAAAGGGCTCAAGGGATGTCACAGGCTCTGTGTGCTACTGAAattgcaacaaaaaaaaaaacaacttggaGACCAAAATAAGGCTAAAAATACACATTCTTTCACTCCTATTTTACAACCTTTGCACAATGAAAATCACATTCCTGTCTTATCAACCCTTGATAGGCAGCAcacacccccctccccacaccAGTGGTGATACCTTTTGGCTTTTAAGGGGTTAGTGAGGCCTGGTGTGTCCAGAATGAtctaggaaaaggaaaaagcaatgtTTCAAGTTTGCCAGCAGTCACAGGTCAGGGTAAAACCCTATCTTTGTGCAATGAGAAGTGATCCAACAGGATTCAGACGAGCAAATCCTGCCCTTTGGCTCTGGGACTCACCAGCTGCGTGTCCTCGTGTGTGATGACACCCCAGGCCTTGCACCGGGTGGTGTGGACCTTCTTGGAGACTGGGAAAACCTGCAGGAAATTAATTAAACACGTTACACAGCCAGGACACGCCAAAAAAAACCAAGGTAACAGCCTGAACTCCACCCCAGCTTcaccttcctgcccaggagccgGTTGCAGAGTGTGGACTTCCCAGCGTTGGGAGCACCGATGACGGCAATTCTCAGCACCTTGGGGTTCTGGGGCTGGTCGGGCCGATTCTCCAAGAGGCGcttctgctcctctgccagAGAAAGGAGCAGCTCGGATGCTGCCAAACCCCTCTGCGGGTCAGGATCGTCctggggcggggcggcagccGGCACCACTCACCTTTGTCGGTGGCCACGGGCGGCGGGTGCTGGCCCAGAGCGGCGGGCGGTGCCTCGGCGGGGATGCCCAGGATCCTGCCCAGCGCCGAGCTGCGCCCGCTCCAGCGGGCAGGAACGCCCAGGATCCTGCCCAGCGCCGAGCTGCGCCC
This region of Aphelocoma coerulescens isolate FSJ_1873_10779 chromosome 19, UR_Acoe_1.0, whole genome shotgun sequence genomic DNA includes:
- the ERAL1 gene encoding GTPase Era, mitochondrial, which translates into the protein MAAPMAAAAARAAFWAAGAAAAGPLRLGAARLPGSRWSGRSSALGRILGVPARWSGRSSALGRILGIPAEAPPAALGQHPPPVATDKEEQKRLLENRPDQPQNPKVLRIAVIGAPNAGKSTLCNRLLGRKVFPVSKKVHTTRCKAWGVITHEDTQLIILDTPGLTNPLKAKRHNLDEAMLTDPWDSMKHADLVLVLVDVSDHWTRNSLSKEVLKCLSQFPHTPSVLVLNKVDILKKKFLLLEIVADLTEGIVNGKKLEVKSAFKQDSSSSAKSPLQITQPSPPESKVPGSPCGQEKNQAQEGSALDRSSVAGGAGTGEAQGPKHYGPEDLKDMKGWPHFQEIFMLAALHGEEVDTLKRYLLMQAKPGPWEFHSDVLTNQSPQEICDNIIREKVLEYLPLEVPYGVTQVTDIWEEGECGELLIVQSLLVPRESHKRMLIGRGGKVISRIAQEAGQDLMNAFLCDVRLKLKVEVKG